From Nicotiana tabacum cultivar K326 chromosome 22, ASM71507v2, whole genome shotgun sequence, one genomic window encodes:
- the LOC107788489 gene encoding serine/threonine-protein kinase STN7, chloroplastic isoform X1: MASVAIGGVVLHSHSSFLGNKLKLKPLSLSIPFKKQPNSRSRNLIIYAHGGEIFSFAHDLFVGVGVGLPCTVMECGDIIYRSTLPKSNGITVTVPGVILALGTLSYLWATPGVAPGFFDMFVLAFVERLFRPTYKKDDIVLGKKLGEGSFGAVYRVSLAKKPSSKGGDFVLKKATEYGAVEIWMNERVRRACANSCADFVYGFLENSSKKGAEYWLLWRFEGEATLADLMQSREFPYNVEALILGEVQDLPKGLDRENRIIQTIMRQLLFALDGLHSTGIVHRDIKPQNIIFSEGSRTFKIIDLGAAADLRVGINYIPKEFLLDPRYAAPEQYIMSTQTPSAPSAPVAAALSPVLWQLNLPDRFDIYSVGLIFLQMAFPGLRSDSSLIQFNRQLKRCDYDLVSWRQTVEPRASPELRKGFELLDLDGGIGWELLASMVRFKARQRISAKTALAHPYFDREGLLALSFIQNLKLQFFRATQQDYSEAANWIVQLMAKSGTEQDGGFTEAQLQELRDIEPKKKSSTPRNALASALRLQRKILRTLNESIDELRRQKKSLWWSKWIPREE, encoded by the exons ATGGCTTCAGTTGCCAtaggtggagttgtactccacaGCCACTCTTCATTTCTGGGCAACAAACTCAAGCTGAAGCCTTTATCTTTGTCGATACCATTCAAGAAGCAACCCAATTCAAGGTCAAGAAACTTGATAATTTACGCTCATGGAGGTGAAATATTTAGCTTTGCTCATGATCTTTTTGTTGGAGTTGGGGTAGGACTACCCTGTACTGTAATGGAGTGTGGTGATATAATATACAGAAGCACACTGCCAAAGTCAAATGGGATCACAGTGACTGTTCCTGGTGTTATTTTGGCATTGGGTACCCTGTCTTACCTCTGGGCTACTCCTGGTGTGGCCCCTGGTTTCTTCGATATGTTTGTTCTTGCCTTTGTTGAAAGATTGTTTAGACCTACCTATAAGAAG GATGATATAGTGTTGGGGAAGAAATTGGGTGAGGGATCTTTTGGTGCTGTTTATAGAGTTTCTTTGGCCAAAAAGCCATCGTCCAAG GGTGGTGATTTCGTCTTAAAAAAAGCAACTGAATATGGAGCAGTGGAAATATGGATGAATGAGCGAGTGCGTAGAGCTTGTGCAAACAGTTGTGCTGATTTTGTCTATGGGTTTCTAGAG AATTCTTCAAAGAAAGGAGCAGAGTATTGGCTCCTTTGGCGTTTCGAAGGGGAAGCTACACTTGCtgatttgatgcagagtagagaGTTTCCCTACAAT GTGGAAGCATTGATCCTTGGAGAGGTTCAAGACTTGCCCAAGGGTTTGGATAGAGAAAATAGAATCATTCAGACAATTATGAGACAGCTCCTATTTGCTTTGGATGGTCTTCACTCCACGGGGATAGTCCATAGAGATATTAAGCCTCAAAACATAATTTTCTCTGAAG GTTCTCGCACGTTCAAAATAATTGATCTTGGAGCTGCAGCGGATTTGAGAGTAGGGATCAATTATATTCCAAAAGAGTTTCTTTTAGATCCAAG ATATGCTGCACCAGAGCAATATATTATGAGTACACAAACCCCTTCTGCACCATCTGCTCCAGTTGCAGCTGCACTTTCCCCAGTTCTATGGCAG CTGAATCTCCCAGATAGATTTGACATCTACAGTGTCGGTCTCATATTCCTGCAAATG GCATTCCCAGGATTACGCAGCGACAGTAGTCTCATTCAATTCAACCGACAGCTGAAGAGATGCGACTATGATTTAGTTTCATGGAGACAGACTGTAGAGCCTCGTGCTAGCCCTGAACTTAGGAAAGGCTTCGAGTTGTTAGATTTGGATGGTGGAATAGGGTGGGAGCTATTAGCATCTATGGTTCGTTTCAAAGCACGTCAAAGAATTAGTGCAAAGACAGCTTTAGCTCATCCTTACTTTGATAGAGAAGGTCTATTGGCCCTGTCCTTCATTCAGAACCTAAAGTTGCAATTCTTCCGGGCTACACAACAAGACTATAGTGAAGCTGCAAACTGGATTGTTCAACTAATGGCAAAATCAGGAACAGAACAAGATGGCGGCTTCACTGAAGCGCAACTTCAGGAGCTCAGG GATATAGAGCCTAAGAAGAAGTCAAGCACGCCGAGGAATGCCCTTGCATCAGCTCTTCGGCTTCAAAGGAAAATTTTAAGAACCCTGAATGAGAGCATCGATGAGCTTCGCAGACAAAAGAAAAGTTTATGGTGGAGCAAATGGATTCCTAGAGAGGAGTGA
- the LOC107788489 gene encoding serine/threonine-protein kinase STN7, chloroplastic isoform X2 — MASVAIGGVVLHSHSSFLGNKLKLKPLSLSIPFKKQPNSRSRNLIIYAHGGEIFSFAHDLFVGVGVGLPCTVMECGDIIYRSTLPKSNGITVTVPGVILALGTLSYLWATPGVAPGFFDMFVLAFVERLFRPTYKKDDIVLGKKLGEGSFGAVYRVSLAKKPSSKGGDFVLKKATEYGAVEIWMNERVRRACANSCADFVYGFLENSSKKGAEYWLLWRFEGEATLADLMQSREFPYNVEALILGEVQDLPKGLDRENRIIQTIMRQLLFALDGLHSTGIVHRDIKPQNIIFSEGSRTFKIIDLGAAADLRVGINYIPKEFLLDPRYAAPEQYIMSTQTPSAPSAPVAAALSPVLWQLNLPDRFDIYSVGLIFLQMAFPGLRSDSSLIQFNRQLKRCDYDLVSWRQTVEPRASPELRKGFELLDLDGGIGWELLASMVRFKARQRISAKTALAHPYFDREGLLALSFIQNLKLQFFRATQQDYSEAANWIVQLMAKSGTEQDGGFTEAQLQELRVCFLMAYITSRGH, encoded by the exons ATGGCTTCAGTTGCCAtaggtggagttgtactccacaGCCACTCTTCATTTCTGGGCAACAAACTCAAGCTGAAGCCTTTATCTTTGTCGATACCATTCAAGAAGCAACCCAATTCAAGGTCAAGAAACTTGATAATTTACGCTCATGGAGGTGAAATATTTAGCTTTGCTCATGATCTTTTTGTTGGAGTTGGGGTAGGACTACCCTGTACTGTAATGGAGTGTGGTGATATAATATACAGAAGCACACTGCCAAAGTCAAATGGGATCACAGTGACTGTTCCTGGTGTTATTTTGGCATTGGGTACCCTGTCTTACCTCTGGGCTACTCCTGGTGTGGCCCCTGGTTTCTTCGATATGTTTGTTCTTGCCTTTGTTGAAAGATTGTTTAGACCTACCTATAAGAAG GATGATATAGTGTTGGGGAAGAAATTGGGTGAGGGATCTTTTGGTGCTGTTTATAGAGTTTCTTTGGCCAAAAAGCCATCGTCCAAG GGTGGTGATTTCGTCTTAAAAAAAGCAACTGAATATGGAGCAGTGGAAATATGGATGAATGAGCGAGTGCGTAGAGCTTGTGCAAACAGTTGTGCTGATTTTGTCTATGGGTTTCTAGAG AATTCTTCAAAGAAAGGAGCAGAGTATTGGCTCCTTTGGCGTTTCGAAGGGGAAGCTACACTTGCtgatttgatgcagagtagagaGTTTCCCTACAAT GTGGAAGCATTGATCCTTGGAGAGGTTCAAGACTTGCCCAAGGGTTTGGATAGAGAAAATAGAATCATTCAGACAATTATGAGACAGCTCCTATTTGCTTTGGATGGTCTTCACTCCACGGGGATAGTCCATAGAGATATTAAGCCTCAAAACATAATTTTCTCTGAAG GTTCTCGCACGTTCAAAATAATTGATCTTGGAGCTGCAGCGGATTTGAGAGTAGGGATCAATTATATTCCAAAAGAGTTTCTTTTAGATCCAAG ATATGCTGCACCAGAGCAATATATTATGAGTACACAAACCCCTTCTGCACCATCTGCTCCAGTTGCAGCTGCACTTTCCCCAGTTCTATGGCAG CTGAATCTCCCAGATAGATTTGACATCTACAGTGTCGGTCTCATATTCCTGCAAATG GCATTCCCAGGATTACGCAGCGACAGTAGTCTCATTCAATTCAACCGACAGCTGAAGAGATGCGACTATGATTTAGTTTCATGGAGACAGACTGTAGAGCCTCGTGCTAGCCCTGAACTTAGGAAAGGCTTCGAGTTGTTAGATTTGGATGGTGGAATAGGGTGGGAGCTATTAGCATCTATGGTTCGTTTCAAAGCACGTCAAAGAATTAGTGCAAAGACAGCTTTAGCTCATCCTTACTTTGATAGAGAAGGTCTATTGGCCCTGTCCTTCATTCAGAACCTAAAGTTGCAATTCTTCCGGGCTACACAACAAGACTATAGTGAAGCTGCAAACTGGATTGTTCAACTAATGGCAAAATCAGGAACAGAACAAGATGGCGGCTTCACTGAAGCGCAACTTCAGGAGCTCAGGGTATGTTTTCTCATGGCATATATAACTAGTCGCGGTCATTAA